A DNA window from Daucus carota subsp. sativus chromosome 3, DH1 v3.0, whole genome shotgun sequence contains the following coding sequences:
- the LOC108215050 gene encoding uncharacterized protein LOC108215050 isoform X1: MDKISQDCPYPGCFFCVMKEGNPSKRRASILKFFRELPSQDDDGQVLPISGLWNTAMAHPNDPEFIELGIFECMTALIWKGLKNRRWLSHDQNIYIPYYAAHIIGSYTMNMEEFAESAVHAGVVPALVELLRGRLTWVEQRVAVRALGHLATYASTFPAVASHGEILELSIQLAMSSLEIVYSHFYQNADRRLSYHCDLLTRGMGGVEMESRKAEEWASQLQCWSLQLINCFAFKPEFLSTICKQDFLIKLPGMWGGLVNENSPAGIGLLRTICHHKVGKGPVASCPGMIEALCNIARSSDDWQSMAIDCLLWLLQDPTTCHKVIDTAVPALLDLADISTLGDHKKLGDSIVNALQECIPSLGTARNSVSRNSVSDQIKDEIEEILSSRQRFKWEKNLPKEDLHIKQAASLVVKLEGNSLFSAGNISGAASKYSEALSLCPMRSKKERVVLFSNRAQCRLLLQQPLAAISDATRALCLHNPVNRHAKSLWRRAQAYDMLGLAKESLLDAILFINECSQSTDPDLSLRQNKVPDYAERLVKKQMREAWLFKEAAIKHGGVHMEGHGGEVYGQESDDSEWETASESDIGNDGRDEMGENDKARYDKPSKGAQRAYIELTEDDE, from the exons ATGGACAAAATATCTCAAGATTGTCCATACCCAGGCTGCTTTTTCTGTGTCATGAAGGAAGGAAACCCCAGCAAACGTAGAGCGAGCATATTGAAATTTTTCCGAGAACTTCCCTCACAGGATGATGATGGTCAGGTTCTTCCAATCAGCGGTCTTTGGAACACTGCAATGGCGCATCCTAATGATCCCGAATTTATTGAATTGGGCATATTTGAATGCATGACAGCACTTATTTGGAAAGGTTTGAAGAATCGCAGATGGCTTTCTCAtgaccaaaatatatatattccttaTTACGCAGCCCACATTATTGGTTCCTACACCATGAATATGGAAGAATTTGCAGAATCCGCTGTTCATGCTGGAGTGGTCCCTGCCTTGGTTGAACTTCTTCGAGGAAGGCTAACCTGGGTCGAACAGAGAGTAGCTGTCCGGGCTCTTGGCCACTTGGCAACATATGCTAGTACTTTTCCTGCTGTAGCTAGCCATGGCGAGATCCTTGAGCTTTCCATCCAACTTGCAATGAGTTCACTTGAGATAGTTTACTCACACTTTTACCAGAATGCTGACAGAAGACTAAGTTATCATTGTGACCTGCTAACACGTGGCATGGGTGGTGTTGAGATGGAATCCAGGAAAGCAGAGGAATGGGCTAGTCAGTTACAGTGCTGGTCCCTTCAACTAATTAATTGTTTTGCTTTTAAACCTGAGTTCCTTTCAACTATCTGCAAACAAGACTTTCTTATAAAACTACCAGGCATGTGGGGTGGACTTGTTAATGAAAATTCACCTGCTGGTATTGGTTTATTACGGACAATCTGTCACCACAAGGTTGGTAAAGGACCAGTTGCTAGCTGCCCTGGTATGATTGAAGCATTGTGTAATATTGCTCGCTCGTCAGATGACTGGCAGTCTATGGCTATTGATTGTCTTCTGTGGTTGCTCCAAGATCCAACCACATGTCATAAG GTAATTGATACAGCAGTACCTGCACTTCTTGACCTTGCAGATATTTCTACCCTTGGAGATCACAAAAAGCTTGGTGATTCCATCGTTAATGCTCTCCAGGAGTGTATTCCTTCTCTAGGGACCGCTCGCAATTCTGTTAGTCGCAATTCTGTTAGTGATCAAATCAAAGATGAAATTGAAGAAATATTAAGTTCCAGGCAGAGATTTAAATGGGAAAAAAATCTGCCAAAAGAGGATCTCCATATAAAGCAAGCAGCATCACTAGTTGTAAAACTCGAAGGAAATTCTCTTTTTTCGGCGGGAAATATCTCTGGAGCAGCATCAAAATACTCAGAAGCACTGTCGTTGTGTCCGATGAGATCAAAGAAAGAGAGAGTCGTGCTTTTTAGTAATCGAGCTCAGTGTCGACTTCTATTACAGCAACCCTTGGCTGCTATTAGTGATGCTACCCGTGCACTTTGCCTTCACAACCCTGTCAACCGTCATGCCAAAAGCTTGTGGAGAAGAGCACAAGCATATGACATGCTTGGGTTAGCTAAAGAGAGCTTACTAGATGCTATTCTTTTTATTAACGAGTGCTCTCAGTCAACTGATCCTGATCTGTCCCTGAGGCAAAATAAGGTTCCTGACTATGCCGAGCGTTTAGTCAAGAAGCAGATGCGTGAAGCATGGTTATTCAAGGAGGCTGCTATCAAACATGGTGGCGTGCACATGGAAGGTCATGGGGGAGAAGTATATGGACAAGAAAGTGATGATTCTGAATGGGAAACAGCCAGTGAAAGTGACATTGGAAACGATGGAAGGGATGAGATGGGCGAAAATGATAAAGCTAGATATGATAAACCGTCAAAAG GTGCACAGCGCGCATACATCGAGCTAACAGAAGATGATGAATGA
- the LOC108215050 gene encoding uncharacterized protein LOC108215050 isoform X2 → MKEGNPSKRRASILKFFRELPSQDDDGQVLPISGLWNTAMAHPNDPEFIELGIFECMTALIWKGLKNRRWLSHDQNIYIPYYAAHIIGSYTMNMEEFAESAVHAGVVPALVELLRGRLTWVEQRVAVRALGHLATYASTFPAVASHGEILELSIQLAMSSLEIVYSHFYQNADRRLSYHCDLLTRGMGGVEMESRKAEEWASQLQCWSLQLINCFAFKPEFLSTICKQDFLIKLPGMWGGLVNENSPAGIGLLRTICHHKVGKGPVASCPGMIEALCNIARSSDDWQSMAIDCLLWLLQDPTTCHKVIDTAVPALLDLADISTLGDHKKLGDSIVNALQECIPSLGTARNSVSRNSVSDQIKDEIEEILSSRQRFKWEKNLPKEDLHIKQAASLVVKLEGNSLFSAGNISGAASKYSEALSLCPMRSKKERVVLFSNRAQCRLLLQQPLAAISDATRALCLHNPVNRHAKSLWRRAQAYDMLGLAKESLLDAILFINECSQSTDPDLSLRQNKVPDYAERLVKKQMREAWLFKEAAIKHGGVHMEGHGGEVYGQESDDSEWETASESDIGNDGRDEMGENDKARYDKPSKGAQRAYIELTEDDE, encoded by the exons ATGAAGGAAGGAAACCCCAGCAAACGTAGAGCGAGCATATTGAAATTTTTCCGAGAACTTCCCTCACAGGATGATGATGGTCAGGTTCTTCCAATCAGCGGTCTTTGGAACACTGCAATGGCGCATCCTAATGATCCCGAATTTATTGAATTGGGCATATTTGAATGCATGACAGCACTTATTTGGAAAGGTTTGAAGAATCGCAGATGGCTTTCTCAtgaccaaaatatatatattccttaTTACGCAGCCCACATTATTGGTTCCTACACCATGAATATGGAAGAATTTGCAGAATCCGCTGTTCATGCTGGAGTGGTCCCTGCCTTGGTTGAACTTCTTCGAGGAAGGCTAACCTGGGTCGAACAGAGAGTAGCTGTCCGGGCTCTTGGCCACTTGGCAACATATGCTAGTACTTTTCCTGCTGTAGCTAGCCATGGCGAGATCCTTGAGCTTTCCATCCAACTTGCAATGAGTTCACTTGAGATAGTTTACTCACACTTTTACCAGAATGCTGACAGAAGACTAAGTTATCATTGTGACCTGCTAACACGTGGCATGGGTGGTGTTGAGATGGAATCCAGGAAAGCAGAGGAATGGGCTAGTCAGTTACAGTGCTGGTCCCTTCAACTAATTAATTGTTTTGCTTTTAAACCTGAGTTCCTTTCAACTATCTGCAAACAAGACTTTCTTATAAAACTACCAGGCATGTGGGGTGGACTTGTTAATGAAAATTCACCTGCTGGTATTGGTTTATTACGGACAATCTGTCACCACAAGGTTGGTAAAGGACCAGTTGCTAGCTGCCCTGGTATGATTGAAGCATTGTGTAATATTGCTCGCTCGTCAGATGACTGGCAGTCTATGGCTATTGATTGTCTTCTGTGGTTGCTCCAAGATCCAACCACATGTCATAAG GTAATTGATACAGCAGTACCTGCACTTCTTGACCTTGCAGATATTTCTACCCTTGGAGATCACAAAAAGCTTGGTGATTCCATCGTTAATGCTCTCCAGGAGTGTATTCCTTCTCTAGGGACCGCTCGCAATTCTGTTAGTCGCAATTCTGTTAGTGATCAAATCAAAGATGAAATTGAAGAAATATTAAGTTCCAGGCAGAGATTTAAATGGGAAAAAAATCTGCCAAAAGAGGATCTCCATATAAAGCAAGCAGCATCACTAGTTGTAAAACTCGAAGGAAATTCTCTTTTTTCGGCGGGAAATATCTCTGGAGCAGCATCAAAATACTCAGAAGCACTGTCGTTGTGTCCGATGAGATCAAAGAAAGAGAGAGTCGTGCTTTTTAGTAATCGAGCTCAGTGTCGACTTCTATTACAGCAACCCTTGGCTGCTATTAGTGATGCTACCCGTGCACTTTGCCTTCACAACCCTGTCAACCGTCATGCCAAAAGCTTGTGGAGAAGAGCACAAGCATATGACATGCTTGGGTTAGCTAAAGAGAGCTTACTAGATGCTATTCTTTTTATTAACGAGTGCTCTCAGTCAACTGATCCTGATCTGTCCCTGAGGCAAAATAAGGTTCCTGACTATGCCGAGCGTTTAGTCAAGAAGCAGATGCGTGAAGCATGGTTATTCAAGGAGGCTGCTATCAAACATGGTGGCGTGCACATGGAAGGTCATGGGGGAGAAGTATATGGACAAGAAAGTGATGATTCTGAATGGGAAACAGCCAGTGAAAGTGACATTGGAAACGATGGAAGGGATGAGATGGGCGAAAATGATAAAGCTAGATATGATAAACCGTCAAAAG GTGCACAGCGCGCATACATCGAGCTAACAGAAGATGATGAATGA